The Acidobacteriota bacterium sequence ACTGCATTCCAAGGTAGGCCAGCAGGTACTGCCGTAGCCAGCCAACCAGTGACCGGATGCCAAGCAGCGCCAGGACGCCAAGCACCAGCAACCACAACAAATCCCGGCTGGCGGATGGAATCACCCGGTCAATCACCATCTGGACAAAAAACGATTGCGCCAGACCCAGGACCGTGACCACTCCGGCACAGGCAACGGATTGCAGCAGGAGCTTTCGTTCACGGAAGGCAAGGAGAAATAGCTTGTGAAGCGGGGATTTCTCGTCTTGATTGGGTCTGAAGTCAGCGCCCGGAGTGAGCAGCAAAATCGCATTGCTCCAGCGGCGGGAAAATTCATCGCGTGAAAGCGTCACAATTCCGCCTGCCGGGTCGGCAACCACAACTGACTGGGAATCAACCTGATGCAGCACGACGAAATGGCCGGCAGGTGTGTCGTGGAAATGGACAATCGCCGGCAAGGGAATCTGGCCCAGGACTCCGGGCCTGGCTTTGCCGGCTGAAGCGCGAAATCCCAGCTTTTCGGCGCCTTCGCGCAGGCTGGTCAGGCTGGTACCCTGAGTGCCGGTTTCAAGGACATCCAAAACCCGCTGCAGGCTCATTCGGAGTCCGTGATGGCGTGCGACCGTCGCCAGGGCTGCCGGTCCGCAATCATTTGAATTCTGTCCACGAACGCAGGCAAATCGTTGGCGCATATGGAATGAGGGTTCAGGGTTCAGGGTTTGGGGAAATATCAGATTCAATACAAATTCATTGTGGACGGGATGGTTTTCACCCGGCTGGGGGAACGCTGAACTCTTTTCGAAATTTACGCCGAGAGCGCCACCGGATCGGTATACAGCGCCGTTCCCTGGATCAACATTTCAGCCAGGTTCTCACAGATCGGCAGTTGGGTCAGTTCTTCGATCCAGCCCCACTGACCATTGGGATTAATTTCAAGAAATACATAGCGGTTATCGGGAGTGATAATCATATCAATACAACCGAAAACCAGCCCGAGTTCACGCACCAGTTGCTGGCATTTGATTTTGATCGCTTCCGGGAGTCGGTGCCTGAGATAGGGTGTGTTGGCAATATCGTAGCGCCGCCAGTCATCTTTGGAGCGCTGGCTTTGTTGCGAGTGAATTTCGGCGGCAAAGATTTTTCGTCCGACGACTGTAATCCGCAATTCCACCTTTTTGGGGATATATTCCTGAAATAAACAAGGCGCATGGGCGACCGCTTTGAGGCGTTCCAGGTCTTTTTCCTGAACTCGATTGGTATAAATGCCTTGATTGCGAATCCCGGCTTGCGGATTTCCCCGCCGCAGGTACTGAGAAACCGATTTATAGATCATGTTTTTGCCGGTCTGGCAGTAAAACTTCTGGACTTCATCCGGATCATTGGTAATCAGAGTGGGTGGAATTTCGAAGCCAACCGCCTGGGCAAGTTCCAACTGGTAGGGTTTATATTCGGCCAGACGGACATTTGCATGTGGATTGACCCAAAACCGATCCTGGAGGGTTTGTAAGATACCGTGGAAAATAAGGTCGGTTTCGCGTTTGGCAAATTCCCGATCTTCGGGGGCCATGGCGTCGGTCACCAGCGGTGGCTCCATCGAGCGATACCAGACTGCATAAACATCATTGAAATCAATGCGTTCCCCGTCAATTTCAAGCTCATTTCGGGAGATACCATTTCGTTTGTAAAACCGATGAATCGCTTTTTGGGGAAAATCCTGTGAATTATACCGAACATAACGGACGTTTCTTTGATGAAGATGTTGAATCAGGTCATCGGCGGTTGTGTCATCGGGGCGAGTAAGAATGAGGATCATGACGATTGGGAGAGTTTCTGAGGAAGTGATTGACTGGCCTGAATGAACTAGCCTCACCCGGCCAGTCAATCACCTGTTTTAAAGAAAGAAAGACATGCTTTCAATTTTTTATAAATCACTGGCTGGGTTGAAAAAGCGTTTCCAGCCACCCTTTGCCCTGATGAAACCAGCAAAAACCTCAACCTTCTGATTGGAGGCTCGTGGGTGGTTCACCAGCCACAGGGAAATTGATCATTAGCTTGTGAAGTCAATAAACAAACCATCGGAATCAAAGGTTGGTCGCTTGCGGGTCAATTCAGAGGTCATTCCCCAGGCTTCGTCAGCCTGCATTTCTTCTAAAAATTCGATTCCAAATGGTTTTACTGTTTCCTGAGACATTATTCTTCTCCAAATGACGGTTGGTAGTGAAAAAAGGTGGGAGTATTTCTGAGCCATCCCAATCGGAAGCCGTTTTCGAATCGTCACCGTCTCTGCGATGAAAGTGGCTTGCCGATTTGATTTTGGGAAAAAGGATAGGCGGTGTGTTTACTGATCTTCGTCTGGAAATACCTCAAGAAAAGCTCAAGTTTTTCTCAAGATTTCATGAGCGAAAGTATAGTGATCAATAGCCAATAGTTAGTGGTTAGTAGATTACTAAAATCAATTTTTTGAATGAGCTAGTGTTATTTCCATATGAGAAAATTTGATCAATTTGAGGTGAAAGACAGCCTGAAGGAAAAGCCGCTGGATTGGAACATTTGATCTGGGAGAGGTGTCAAAATCGAGGGATCGAATTTTGGCTGACCAGCCGTGAGGAACTTCAGTATGCAAAAGAGCCAGTTCGTACCGTGGGTTCATCTGACAAACTTTTTCCTGATGGTGAGCACGCTGGGGAGTTTTCTGCTGCTGAGTTATATTGCCATTCAGCCGATTCACTGCGGAGGCCCACCGATTGAGTATCGTGTCGCCGCATTTGTATCGCGCAAAGACAAACGCTGTTCTTTTAAGGTCAACCTGGAAGGGAAGTTCGTTCAATTGAATGATGGGCCGGCTGTTTGCCTTGAATCCCTGATTGCCCACATCAGACCGGCGTTGATCACCCACCCAAAACCCGAGCGAAACGTAGTGATTGTGACCAGTCGCGAAACCGCCTATCAGCAAGTGATTGATCTGGTTGACCAGTTGAAAAAGGCGGGGGCGACAACCATTGATTTGGCACTGGCGGAAAATCAGGTAGAGTCCAGGCGACAGGTAAAATCTTGTTGGTGATGATATTTCGCGAAGAGCAAAAGCGATAAAGGATAAGTACCTTGTCATAAATTTCCTGAGATATTGGATTTGGTAAGTGTTTGATTCTTTTCGTCTATTTCGTGTATTTCGTGGTTCAAAATGTCTTGGAATTTTCAGTAAGGCACGTAAGAGTTCAATGTATTTGGTACCCTGTCATTTTGCTCCATTGTGGATAGCCACATTTTCGCTATGATGCAATTCACTGAGTCTTCTGCGTTTGGCAACCCCGCTGGATCAACGCTGAAATTGGATAGAAGGAAAGAGCAATACGTTCGTGATACAAAAACAAACCTCCGTTCGTCTGGTCCAGGTAATTTTTTTCTTTACCTGTTTTCAACTCAATGTGTTTCTGGCTGCCGGACAAACTCCGGGAGCCTCTCAGGCTCAATCTTCGGAAACACTTGAAAAAGCCAGAAAATTTCGTCAAAACAATAATTTAGCTGATCTCCACGCCTCACTGGCGTGTTATGAAACGGCGATTGCTGACGCCCGCCAGAGCCACAATTCGACTAATTTGGGGCGATTGTATTTTGAAGCCGGTCAAGTCTATTTCCAGTGTGGCAAGGTTGATTCAGCGCTTGAACGGCTGGGACTGGCGCTTGAGCAATATCAGGCTGTGAATGACAAAACCACTCAGGCCAGGATTTTAAATTATCTTGGGTCAATTCACATCTTTCGCGGGGAATTTCAACCTGGGATCGAGAACTTCAATCAAGGGTTGAAGTTGTGTCGCGAACTCAATGAAACGGTTGGGATTGCCTATGTTCTGGTCAACCTTGCAACTGCTCACCAGGGAGTGGGGAATTATCAGGTTGCGATTGATTGCCTGGCCGAGGCACTGATGATCAGAAAACAAGTGGGTGATCTGCGCGGTCAGGCGATTGTGCTGTATAGCCTTGGGACACTTCGTTTAGAACAGGATGAAACTGCCATCGCGATTGAATATTTTTCCCAGGCGCTTGACCTGCATCGGGCAGACCTCAAGGACCCAGGCGGGAAAGCCATTGTTTTAACTGGGCTCAGCACGGCGTTTTGGAAAGCTGAGCGATACGAAGCGTCTTTAAAATATGCTGAAGAGGCCCTGGCCATCTTTCAACAAATCGGCGACCAAAAAGGGAAGATCCAGTTACTGATTACGATGGGGAGTGTGGCCCTCAAGTATGGCGAATACCAGAAAGCCTTTAACCTGGCAAATCAGGCACTTGAACTGGCCGAACAGACCAGTGATGTTCAGTCACTGATGTATTTATATCAGCTCCTGGGAAACTATTATGTCAGTGTGGCCGACCTTGAAAAATCAATTCAGTATTACCAGGATTCATTGCGGTATGCTCAAAAGTTAAACAATGTTGTTCAGCAAGGCATTTTGATGAGTTCAATCGGCTCGGTCTATTTTCGCCAACAACAGTACCCGGCGGCTCAACGTGCTCACCAGCAAGCGGTTGAGCTGCTTCGAAAAACTGGCAACCGGTTGAATTTGGGGCAGACGCTTCAAAATTTGGGCGCCGCCCTGCATCAGCAAGGCCGCCTGGATGAGGCACTGGTTGCCCTGGACGAGGCCAGGTCGCTTTTACAGGCGATTGAGTATAATTCAGGGCTGTCTGGGGTGTATGTAGAAATTGGGCAGGTCAAGCTTGCGGCTCACAAATCAGATGAAGCCTATGCTGCATTTCAAGCTGCCCTCCACATTGCGCGCAAGGCAAACGACAATTATTTAGAGGCCCATGTTTGTTTTTGTTTAGCCAAACTCGAACGATCACGGCAAAATTTTGATGAAGCGGTCCACCTGATTGAAGAAGCGATTGCGAAAGCCGAATATGCACGGGGAAATATCAACGACCCATTTCAGCGAGCCACATTCTTTTCTCAGGTTCAGGAGTTCTTTGACGTATA is a genomic window containing:
- a CDS encoding CHAT domain-containing protein, which translates into the protein MIQKQTSVRLVQVIFFFTCFQLNVFLAAGQTPGASQAQSSETLEKARKFRQNNNLADLHASLACYETAIADARQSHNSTNLGRLYFEAGQVYFQCGKVDSALERLGLALEQYQAVNDKTTQARILNYLGSIHIFRGEFQPGIENFNQGLKLCRELNETVGIAYVLVNLATAHQGVGNYQVAIDCLAEALMIRKQVGDLRGQAIVLYSLGTLRLEQDETAIAIEYFSQALDLHRADLKDPGGKAIVLTGLSTAFWKAERYEASLKYAEEALAIFQQIGDQKGKIQLLITMGSVALKYGEYQKAFNLANQALELAEQTSDVQSLMYLYQLLGNYYVSVADLEKSIQYYQDSLRYAQKLNNVVQQGILMSSIGSVYFRQQQYPAAQRAHQQAVELLRKTGNRLNLGQTLQNLGAALHQQGRLDEALVALDEARSLLQAIEYNSGLSGVYVEIGQVKLAAHKSDEAYAAFQAALHIARKANDNYLEAHVCFCLAKLERSRQNFDEAVHLIEEAIAKAEYARGNINDPFQRATFFSQVQEFFDVYLLILIDQYHQHPSPAVLVKAFQVHEQGHSRSLLDSLSNQKGSDRLADSSLLGQDINLRNQIAFKCARLTELLNQTHTADQERQLKSELEELLTRHQQLKEDLRQSRDVKTAAIAPVPLDLKDLQARLDSETVLVKYAMTREKTFVWVVDRESFRMVELADRATLTPLIERVHLAYSQSDQSRNLTKLNQKSVLESQSPVWNLSRQLLDPIRPFLRQKLLIIPADSMFSIPFGILPVSDATNPNQTHYFIELQEISILPSTSLMKYFKPTPLNADSIEHIAVFADPVFSLNDTRMKAISRNINQKHGSSQRTLILGRDDSTKPIQTTEPLTINRLPWTEKEAQRIQRFARNRKVLVKSGADATLSALQALDLEELQILHFATHGLVDQNHPDLSALILSLVDKDGNSMDGFLRGADIVNLRLKTELVVLSACHTGTGKEIPGEGILSLTRNFLMAGSQRVVYTLWAVNDQATTHLMERFYFHLLKEKRTPADALRKAQLDMLRTERWKDPYYWAAFQIQGAMN